One genomic region from Sphingobacterium sp. UGAL515B_05 encodes:
- a CDS encoding helix-hairpin-helix domain-containing protein, with translation MDNKAISKIFKLCSQLMELHNENPFRTKSIASASFKLDKLPFRIEEASLEDLSAQPGIGKSTAEKAKEVAATGTFKELEDLIENTPSGIIEMLNIKGLGPKKIQIIWKELEIESVGELLYACNENRLVEAKGFGLKTQEDIKKSIEFSISNKGWFLYAKVLPLAEKFFNDLKLHFPSSLLSYTGDFRRKCEVLSTVDLLISESIDNVEKFLDGFTLVEKTENSIELTDELGFTFKVFSSNINDFYRDLILSTGSTAHLDHLFNILPDLPSLSSEEAIYRNLGLDYIEPELREGLNEIVQAQTHTLPKLIQYKDLRGTLHNHSTYSDGVHSLEQMALHCKDVLGLEYLGICDHSRTAVYANGLSIERLEQQWNEIATLNEKLAPFKIFRGIESDILGDGSLDYPDEVLAKFDFVVASVHSNLKMDEDKATTRLIKAIENPYTTILGHPTGRLLLSRAGYPLDFKRVIDACAANGVVIEINANPLRLDLDWRWHRYAVEKGVLLSINPDAHRTEGLHDMQYGVLVAQKGGLQASNCLNAYALDAITTYFNKKKTRLGYVE, from the coding sequence ATGGACAATAAAGCGATCTCAAAAATTTTCAAATTATGTAGCCAATTGATGGAGCTTCACAACGAAAATCCTTTTCGAACAAAATCCATTGCAAGTGCCTCTTTTAAGTTGGATAAGCTACCTTTCCGTATTGAAGAGGCCAGTCTTGAAGATTTGAGTGCACAGCCTGGAATCGGAAAAAGCACGGCTGAAAAAGCCAAAGAAGTTGCCGCTACAGGAACTTTCAAAGAGCTTGAGGATCTTATTGAAAACACACCATCCGGTATTATTGAAATGTTAAATATTAAGGGCCTTGGCCCTAAAAAGATTCAAATTATCTGGAAAGAACTCGAGATTGAAAGTGTGGGCGAATTACTGTACGCCTGTAATGAAAACCGTCTCGTAGAAGCAAAAGGGTTTGGTCTTAAGACACAGGAAGACATCAAAAAATCCATTGAGTTTTCTATTTCCAACAAAGGATGGTTTTTATATGCAAAAGTACTTCCACTGGCAGAAAAATTTTTCAACGACTTGAAATTGCATTTTCCTTCTTCACTGCTGTCATATACAGGAGATTTCAGAAGAAAATGCGAGGTTTTGAGTACCGTAGATCTTTTAATATCGGAAAGTATAGACAATGTCGAAAAATTCCTTGATGGATTTACTTTAGTGGAAAAAACAGAAAACTCCATAGAACTGACCGATGAATTGGGGTTTACTTTCAAAGTATTCAGCAGTAATATCAATGATTTTTATCGCGACCTGATTCTTAGTACCGGATCCACTGCACATCTCGATCATCTATTTAATATTCTACCGGATCTCCCTTCACTTTCCAGTGAAGAGGCCATTTACCGTAACTTGGGTTTAGATTATATTGAACCCGAATTACGAGAGGGGTTGAATGAAATAGTGCAGGCTCAAACACATACACTGCCAAAGCTGATTCAATACAAAGACCTCAGGGGAACACTCCACAATCACTCCACCTATAGTGACGGCGTACATAGCCTCGAGCAAATGGCATTACATTGTAAAGATGTCCTGGGGCTAGAATATTTGGGTATATGCGATCACTCGCGAACTGCAGTCTATGCCAACGGCCTCTCCATTGAGCGATTGGAACAGCAGTGGAATGAGATTGCTACATTAAACGAAAAATTGGCTCCTTTCAAGATTTTCAGGGGAATTGAATCCGATATTCTAGGTGACGGTTCATTAGACTATCCCGATGAGGTATTGGCTAAGTTTGACTTCGTTGTCGCCTCCGTACACTCCAATCTGAAAATGGACGAAGACAAAGCCACAACAAGACTAATCAAAGCGATCGAAAATCCGTATACAACAATCTTAGGCCATCCGACAGGAAGACTATTATTAAGTAGGGCCGGATATCCCTTAGATTTTAAACGGGTAATCGATGCTTGTGCGGCAAATGGCGTTGTCATTGAGATAAATGCCAATCCTTTACGATTAGATCTGGATTGGAGATGGCACCGTTATGCAGTAGAGAAAGGAGTTTTGCTTTCCATCAATCCCGATGCCCATCGTACAGAGGGATTGCACGATATGCAATATGGTGTATTGGTGGCTCAAAAGGGTGGTCTGCAAGCAAGCAACTGCTTGAATGCATACGCGCTAGATGCTATAACGACCTATTTTAATAAGAAAAAAACAAGGCTAGGATATGTCGAGTAA
- a CDS encoding glutathione synthase, which yields MKIAFVINQTHKETARFTTTVLALKAHQMGHEIYYIGLADFYYESAHIAAHVRKVLPDQMLTSTNSLMEVLRATEKTKMMLEEMDVVWLRFDPVLDMVNRPWAAASALQFAALLKEKGVLVINDPDSLSRASNKLYLEGFDESIRPKTIVTRNYADVIEFFEQQNKLIILKPLKGSGGKNVFLINKDNQQNLKQTVEAIARDGYVIGQEYLPEAARGDIRFFLLNGEPISINGKYAAVHRVQQGDEIRSNVHQGAKTQAAIISPELLLMVDKIRNKLVQDGMYFVGLDVVGDRIMEINVFSPGALCQTEEIVKEDFSALIIEKLAEKVAFRKRG from the coding sequence ATGAAGATAGCATTCGTGATCAACCAAACCCATAAGGAAACTGCTCGTTTCACGACGACTGTTTTGGCATTGAAAGCCCATCAAATGGGACATGAAATTTATTATATTGGCTTGGCCGATTTCTACTATGAGTCGGCCCATATCGCCGCCCATGTGCGAAAAGTACTCCCTGATCAGATGCTTACTTCTACCAATAGCCTCATGGAAGTATTGCGCGCAACAGAAAAAACGAAGATGATGTTGGAAGAAATGGATGTGGTCTGGCTACGATTTGATCCAGTCCTGGATATGGTTAACCGACCTTGGGCTGCCGCTTCAGCTCTACAATTTGCCGCTCTCCTAAAAGAAAAAGGTGTATTGGTTATCAATGATCCCGATAGCCTTAGTCGGGCTAGTAATAAGTTATATCTCGAGGGATTTGATGAATCTATTCGACCTAAAACAATTGTAACCCGAAACTATGCCGATGTCATTGAATTTTTTGAACAACAGAATAAGCTTATTATTTTGAAACCCTTGAAGGGGTCCGGTGGTAAAAACGTATTTTTAATCAACAAGGATAATCAGCAAAACCTCAAGCAAACGGTAGAAGCTATTGCCCGAGATGGTTATGTAATTGGCCAGGAATATCTTCCGGAAGCTGCCCGCGGTGATATAAGATTCTTTTTACTAAATGGAGAGCCTATTTCGATCAATGGAAAATATGCTGCTGTTCATCGCGTGCAACAAGGGGATGAGATTCGGAGCAATGTGCATCAAGGTGCAAAGACCCAAGCAGCTATTATTTCACCGGAGTTATTGCTTATGGTCGATAAGATCCGGAATAAATTAGTTCAAGACGGAATGTATTTTGTCGGTTTGGATGTGGTAGGAGATCGTATTATGGAAATCAACGTATTTAGTCCGGGAGCATTATGCCAGACGGAAGAAATTGTAAAAGAGGATTTTTCTGCGCTTATTATTGAAAAATTAGCGGAGAAGGTTGCTTTCAGAAAACGAGGTTGA
- a CDS encoding lipoate--protein ligase → MLIIDSPSSNAYFNIASEEYLLGKFPEEDIFLLYVNDPSIIVGKFQNTLAEINLDYVNEHQIKVVRRMSGGGAVYHDAGNLNFSFHTLLGNHDFMDFSTFTQPIVHILNKLDIPAKLEGRNDLLVDGKKFSGNAKLAKNGKMIQHGTILIDSQMQVLSDALKVNPLKFVDKAVKSNRARVANLIEYLPAGFTTGDFKELLIEEIKRENPAAKMIEFTASDIENIEKLVEEKYETWDWNFGFSPNYNFKKAIKIPAGFIELHLDVHKGYIERAKIFGDFFASRSIHELENLLIGEKHEVGAIDALLKSIDLTTYFGKVEPAEILTLFN, encoded by the coding sequence ATGCTAATTATCGATTCTCCATCCAGCAACGCCTATTTTAACATCGCTTCAGAGGAGTATTTGTTGGGTAAATTTCCGGAAGAGGATATTTTCTTACTCTATGTAAATGACCCTTCAATTATCGTGGGTAAATTTCAGAATACCTTGGCCGAAATCAATCTTGATTATGTCAACGAGCATCAGATTAAGGTTGTGCGACGAATGTCTGGCGGTGGTGCTGTTTATCATGATGCTGGAAACTTAAATTTTTCTTTTCATACCTTATTGGGAAATCATGATTTTATGGATTTTTCGACCTTTACCCAGCCGATTGTGCATATTTTGAACAAATTGGATATCCCTGCAAAATTAGAGGGAAGAAATGACCTCCTGGTAGATGGGAAGAAGTTTAGTGGAAATGCCAAGCTTGCAAAAAATGGGAAGATGATTCAACATGGTACGATATTGATTGATTCGCAGATGCAGGTATTAAGTGATGCTTTAAAGGTTAATCCATTGAAGTTTGTAGATAAGGCGGTAAAATCGAATCGCGCACGTGTCGCAAATTTAATTGAATATCTACCTGCTGGTTTTACGACTGGAGATTTTAAGGAATTGCTGATTGAAGAAATAAAACGTGAGAATCCGGCAGCCAAAATGATTGAGTTTACGGCTTCGGACATTGAAAATATAGAAAAATTGGTCGAAGAGAAGTATGAAACATGGGATTGGAACTTCGGTTTTTCACCAAATTATAACTTTAAAAAAGCAATTAAGATCCCTGCAGGATTCATCGAGTTGCATTTGGATGTACACAAAGGATACATTGAAAGGGCTAAAATTTTCGGTGATTTTTTTGCATCCCGATCAATTCATGAACTTGAAAATTTATTGATTGGTGAAAAGCATGAAGTAGGAGCGATTGATGCCTTACTGAAATCAATTGATTTGACGACGTATTTTGGTAAAGTTGAACCCGCAGAAATTCTTACCTTGTTTAACTAG
- the ybaK gene encoding Cys-tRNA(Pro) deacylase codes for MSSKTNAVRLLDTAKIKYELRAYEVDEQDVSAEHVAETLGLAPETLYKTLVLKGNKDPYIVAVIPGNAQLDLKKIAKASGNKNCEMLPMKDLLTVTGYIRGGCSPIGMKKQFPTFIEEAAQLESAISVSAGKRGLQIILDPADLVTIIDASWSDLIGM; via the coding sequence ATGTCGAGTAAAACAAATGCTGTTCGGCTGTTGGACACAGCAAAAATTAAGTATGAACTCAGAGCATACGAGGTAGACGAACAGGACGTCAGTGCTGAGCATGTCGCTGAAACCCTAGGTTTGGCACCCGAGACGCTTTATAAAACCCTGGTCTTAAAAGGCAACAAAGACCCTTATATTGTTGCCGTAATTCCCGGAAACGCACAGCTCGACCTTAAAAAAATAGCGAAGGCCTCTGGGAATAAAAACTGCGAAATGCTTCCAATGAAAGACCTTTTAACGGTGACCGGCTATATTCGTGGTGGCTGTTCACCTATTGGCATGAAAAAACAGTTCCCAACCTTTATTGAAGAAGCCGCACAATTGGAATCAGCGATTTCCGTCAGCGCGGGAAAAAGGGGGCTTCAGATTATTTTAGACCCAGCGGACTTAGTCACAATTATAGATGCCAGTTGGTCGGACCTAATCGGCATGTAG
- a CDS encoding methyltransferase domain-containing protein, giving the protein MPWNPVIYNQFKDIRFKPFYDLSELITADKMEHAVDLGCGTGEQTAILSEQFSQATFLGIDSSAEMLSKSHKLETERLKFRQSSVEAFLAEPKTWDLIFSNAALQWLEDHQVLFPQIISKLNVGGQLAIQMPYQPENILNKILFELATEEPYRTYLGGWNRPSSVLDMDTYAQLLFDNGLDQLNLSLRVYPLIAADAEMLYNFIAGSALIPYMEQLEEDKKSVFITEYKTRIKEQFTKFPAIYSFKRILLYGRKM; this is encoded by the coding sequence ATGCCTTGGAATCCAGTTATATACAATCAATTTAAAGATATCCGTTTTAAACCGTTTTATGATTTATCTGAGCTAATCACTGCCGATAAAATGGAGCATGCAGTCGATTTAGGTTGCGGTACAGGTGAACAGACAGCTATCTTAAGTGAACAATTTTCTCAAGCGACCTTTCTTGGGATAGATTCTTCTGCTGAAATGCTTTCTAAAAGCCATAAGTTGGAAACGGAGCGTCTAAAATTTAGGCAAAGTTCCGTCGAGGCCTTCCTTGCAGAGCCAAAAACCTGGGATCTTATATTCAGTAATGCTGCTTTACAATGGCTGGAAGATCATCAGGTTCTTTTCCCTCAAATTATTTCTAAGCTTAATGTTGGCGGACAATTGGCGATACAAATGCCTTATCAGCCCGAAAATATACTCAATAAAATTTTATTTGAATTGGCGACGGAAGAACCCTATCGAACCTATTTAGGGGGCTGGAATAGGCCTTCTTCGGTATTGGATATGGATACTTATGCGCAATTGCTATTTGATAATGGCCTGGATCAATTAAACCTTTCTCTTCGTGTATATCCACTCATTGCTGCTGATGCAGAAATGCTTTACAATTTTATCGCTGGGTCTGCTTTGATTCCTTACATGGAACAATTGGAGGAAGATAAGAAGTCTGTGTTTATAACTGAATATAAAACACGCATCAAAGAACAGTTTACTAAATTTCCGGCGATCTATTCTTTCAAGCGTATTTTATTATACGGACGTAAAATGTAA
- a CDS encoding flavohemoglobin expression-modulating QEGLA motif protein, which translates to MKDNAKQLAGILKMIKNKEVFHVQIPPKNKLVFNQVVPYLFLYRQFFSQDPMLAELVKSEPAYFRVRDPQMNVSEWIAPILNQLVEEFGACLIIEAWASDSAQEEDIQIHIARKNVQAIAQYLGKQLTTEESISKVEILTDSKTNATQSLSPSSVQLDNLNTNIFYMGLEIKPKYLLGVDQQILPIDLRHFREAISRSLSKTFFEFIRIHTLSKPTAFKISQPKKMIPLAWEIDQKLARESQRFDFLLLVTPTNSYDAWQQFKKGNYRKTPVFRYRPMPIDPDIIKRNLYNLHIEDLFDPSIAYLFRDKRKELDQMMTMLSERGKEGFLLGSMQVFGTVNEKLLEKAQAILTITTTDREVRTKEEDIVYAEEFAKLAQEELDYLKNQDPSFGTTVRLRDDIYGVMVNQGVLNISKQYSLPRNRVKALIQHEVGTHIVTYYNGKQQPFSLFRLGVPGYEKLQEGLAVLAEYLVGGLTNNRLRILAGRVIAVHHMQQGSSFIDTFSVLVDKYQFLTETAFQMTMRVYRSGGLTKDALYLSGLIELTNYIKSGRDLSLLTMGKIREDYIPIVEELMLKGVLKAPVLTPRYLMDPYKDALLHLKKSNGIFQMIQ; encoded by the coding sequence ATGAAAGATAATGCGAAACAACTTGCTGGCATTTTAAAAATGATCAAAAATAAGGAGGTTTTCCACGTACAGATTCCGCCAAAAAACAAACTGGTATTTAATCAAGTTGTTCCTTATCTGTTTTTATACAGACAGTTTTTTAGTCAAGACCCTATGCTGGCAGAGTTGGTTAAATCAGAACCAGCTTATTTTAGGGTAAGAGATCCGCAGATGAATGTTTCTGAATGGATCGCTCCAATCCTCAATCAACTTGTCGAAGAGTTTGGTGCTTGTTTGATTATTGAAGCTTGGGCATCAGATTCAGCACAGGAGGAAGATATCCAAATTCATATTGCGCGGAAAAATGTACAGGCTATCGCTCAGTATCTAGGTAAGCAACTGACAACAGAGGAATCGATTTCCAAAGTGGAGATACTGACAGATTCCAAAACAAATGCAACGCAAAGTTTATCCCCTTCGAGTGTACAGTTGGATAATCTGAACACCAATATATTTTACATGGGGCTAGAGATAAAACCGAAATACCTTTTAGGGGTAGACCAGCAAATTTTACCGATCGATCTGCGTCATTTCCGTGAAGCCATATCTAGGAGTCTGTCGAAAACATTCTTCGAATTCATTCGTATACATACCTTATCTAAACCTACGGCATTTAAAATAAGCCAGCCTAAAAAGATGATTCCTTTAGCTTGGGAGATTGATCAGAAATTAGCACGGGAAAGTCAACGATTTGATTTTTTATTATTGGTAACACCAACAAATTCTTATGATGCCTGGCAGCAATTTAAAAAGGGAAATTACCGAAAGACTCCTGTTTTTCGATATAGGCCCATGCCGATTGATCCAGATATTATCAAGAGAAACCTCTATAACTTGCATATCGAAGATTTATTTGATCCTTCCATTGCTTATTTGTTTCGTGATAAACGCAAGGAGCTTGATCAGATGATGACCATGTTGAGTGAGCGGGGAAAAGAAGGATTTTTGTTGGGCAGTATGCAGGTTTTTGGTACTGTCAATGAAAAATTGTTGGAAAAGGCTCAGGCAATTTTGACAATTACGACAACGGATCGAGAAGTGAGAACGAAAGAAGAGGATATTGTCTATGCCGAAGAGTTCGCTAAGCTCGCCCAGGAAGAATTGGATTATCTGAAAAACCAAGATCCAAGCTTTGGCACCACAGTGAGGCTGCGGGATGATATTTATGGCGTGATGGTAAATCAAGGCGTACTCAATATAAGTAAGCAGTATAGTTTGCCAAGGAATAGGGTAAAGGCATTGATTCAACATGAGGTCGGTACACATATTGTTACTTACTATAATGGGAAGCAACAGCCGTTCAGTCTCTTTAGATTGGGGGTTCCCGGTTATGAAAAACTTCAGGAAGGCCTCGCTGTACTTGCTGAGTATTTGGTGGGGGGGCTCACAAATAATAGACTACGTATTCTGGCAGGAAGAGTTATCGCTGTCCATCACATGCAGCAGGGCAGTTCATTTATTGATACATTTTCAGTATTGGTAGACAAGTACCAATTTTTGACCGAAACAGCTTTTCAAATGACGATGCGGGTCTATCGAAGTGGTGGGCTTACCAAAGATGCATTATACTTGAGTGGTTTAATCGAATTGACTAATTATATCAAGAGTGGGCGAGATCTATCCCTGTTGACGATGGGCAAAATCCGCGAAGATTATATACCAATCGTTGAAGAACTCATGTTAAAGGGCGTCTTGAAGGCTCCGGTCCTGACACCAAGGTATCTAATGGATCCATACAAGGATGCCTTGTTACATCTCAAAAAAAGTAATGGAATATTTCAAATGATTCAGTAA
- a CDS encoding nuclear transport factor 2 family protein, which yields MKTLVKTFVAAAMIAISTCSMASVKPEERNLITADLAIDEYVGAMTEGQVANLDKLFTADFNQKVCGKQDLKFSRLEMVEFLKKQKGIKMNCKTTTQIVEELPDYAIAKVTMQFDGFAKTDLITLVKENGTWKISKSVNSYK from the coding sequence ATGAAAACTTTAGTAAAAACATTTGTAGCAGCGGCAATGATTGCAATCTCTACTTGCTCAATGGCTTCAGTTAAACCAGAAGAACGCAATTTAATTACTGCTGATTTAGCCATCGATGAATACGTTGGAGCAATGACCGAAGGTCAGGTAGCTAATTTAGATAAGCTTTTTACAGCTGATTTTAACCAAAAAGTTTGTGGCAAACAAGATTTGAAATTTAGCCGTCTTGAGATGGTGGAGTTTTTGAAAAAACAAAAAGGAATCAAGATGAACTGCAAAACAACAACACAGATCGTTGAAGAATTACCTGATTATGCAATAGCGAAAGTTACGATGCAATTTGATGGTTTTGCTAAAACAGATCTGATCACACTTGTTAAAGAAAACGGAACTTGGAAAATTTCTAAATCTGTAAACTCTTATAAATAG
- a CDS encoding N-formylglutamate amidohydrolase has product MSLTYRYQFENYDSPFWAFAIHDGHQVDAHLMPYINISDEERLREEDPYTAILAELPCNRFVSGTSRFQLDLNRKREDAIYLTPEQSWGMRVWRTDLPNELKDQLYAAYDRIYEEISQAIQRTIDRYGYFIVYDIHSYNMRRGGADTSLNNETDPQINIGTQHNHKKWRTLTDQVLEALQTGKDGQVYDVRENVKFKGGFLSAYLNDKFGDKGCIFSIEFRKDFMDEWTGEVYPQKLQEYKQLLLHSIGTLENYFAYER; this is encoded by the coding sequence ATGTCTTTAACATATCGCTATCAATTTGAAAATTACGATAGCCCATTTTGGGCTTTTGCCATTCATGATGGCCATCAGGTCGATGCGCATTTGATGCCCTACATAAATATTTCAGACGAGGAACGATTACGCGAAGAGGATCCTTATACGGCTATTTTGGCCGAATTACCCTGTAATCGATTTGTATCGGGAACTTCCAGGTTTCAACTGGATCTTAATCGAAAACGAGAAGATGCTATTTATCTTACACCCGAGCAATCTTGGGGGATGCGGGTATGGCGAACGGATCTACCCAATGAACTAAAAGATCAGCTGTATGCAGCCTATGATCGCATATATGAGGAAATAAGCCAAGCAATTCAGCGCACGATTGATCGTTATGGCTATTTTATCGTGTATGATATTCATAGTTATAATATGCGTCGCGGTGGGGCTGACACTAGTTTAAATAATGAAACCGACCCTCAGATCAATATTGGTACGCAACATAATCACAAAAAATGGCGAACGCTGACTGATCAGGTTTTGGAAGCGCTACAGACTGGAAAAGATGGACAAGTTTACGACGTACGTGAGAATGTCAAGTTTAAGGGCGGATTCCTTTCTGCGTATTTGAATGATAAGTTTGGTGATAAAGGCTGTATTTTTTCTATCGAATTTCGGAAAGACTTTATGGACGAATGGACTGGGGAAGTATATCCGCAAAAGCTTCAGGAGTATAAACAACTTCTCTTGCACAGCATTGGAACACTGGAAAATTATTTTGCCTATGAAAGATAA
- a CDS encoding Glu/Leu/Phe/Val dehydrogenase dimerization domain-containing protein, producing the protein MNKNVEEIYRSMEGMKELLRAFEHKSPEIVFEWKDSETDARGWIVINSLRGGAAGGGTRMRAGLDRHEVESLAKTMEVKFTVSGPAIGGAKSGIDFDPHDPRKNEVLERWFKVVTPLLKNYYGTGGDLNIDEIHDVIPLTEEYGLWHPQEGILNGHFKVNESNRIHQIGQLRYGVSKVLEDSSYSPDLKRKYKVADMITGYGVSESIRHYYELFGENCFGKRAVIQGWGNVAAAAAFYLSKLGVKIVGIIDRVGGLINPEGFGEEDITRLFLERKGNELCSPDLIPFDQIQKEIWSLETDIFVPAAASRLVSKDQIQHMINHGLEVIASGANVPFADQEIFYGPVMEFADQHVAVIPDFIANCGMARVFAYLMQRNIEISDDAIFSDVSSVIFEALKKIRTVSSKKTHISSRAYEIALKQLVEIGNEE; encoded by the coding sequence GTGAACAAGAACGTCGAGGAAATTTATAGGAGTATGGAAGGGATGAAGGAATTATTGCGGGCTTTTGAGCACAAAAGTCCGGAAATTGTTTTCGAATGGAAAGATAGTGAAACTGATGCCAGGGGATGGATTGTTATCAATTCCTTACGTGGAGGTGCAGCTGGCGGGGGGACCCGAATGCGGGCTGGATTGGATAGGCATGAGGTAGAATCCTTGGCAAAAACAATGGAGGTCAAATTTACGGTATCTGGCCCTGCAATAGGAGGAGCAAAATCTGGAATTGATTTCGACCCACATGACCCAAGGAAAAATGAAGTCTTGGAACGTTGGTTTAAAGTTGTCACACCGCTATTGAAAAACTATTACGGGACAGGTGGAGATTTGAATATCGATGAAATTCATGATGTAATCCCGTTGACGGAAGAATATGGACTATGGCATCCGCAAGAAGGCATTTTGAATGGTCACTTTAAGGTGAATGAAAGCAATCGTATTCATCAAATTGGACAATTGCGTTATGGGGTTTCTAAAGTATTGGAAGATAGCTCCTACAGCCCGGATCTGAAGCGCAAGTACAAAGTGGCAGATATGATCACGGGATATGGCGTGTCAGAGTCAATTCGTCATTATTATGAACTTTTTGGCGAAAATTGCTTTGGGAAGCGAGCGGTAATTCAAGGTTGGGGTAATGTTGCTGCCGCAGCGGCATTTTATCTGTCTAAACTTGGTGTAAAAATAGTTGGTATAATTGATCGAGTTGGCGGACTGATCAATCCGGAAGGATTTGGAGAGGAAGATATTACCCGTTTGTTTTTAGAGCGCAAAGGCAATGAGCTTTGTTCTCCGGACCTGATTCCTTTTGATCAGATACAAAAAGAAATATGGAGTTTGGAAACAGATATTTTTGTGCCTGCTGCGGCCTCCCGCTTAGTGTCAAAAGATCAGATCCAACACATGATAAATCATGGGCTTGAGGTGATCGCTTCAGGTGCCAATGTACCATTTGCAGATCAAGAAATATTTTATGGGCCTGTTATGGAATTCGCAGATCAGCATGTTGCAGTTATACCTGACTTTATTGCGAATTGTGGTATGGCGAGAGTATTTGCTTATTTAATGCAACGTAATATCGAAATTAGTGATGACGCAATTTTTTCGGATGTTTCCAGTGTGATTTTTGAAGCATTAAAGAAAATTAGGACCGTTTCTTCTAAAAAGACACATATATCATCGCGAGCATATGAAATTGCATTGAAACAGTTGGTGGAAATCGGTAACGAAGAATAA
- a CDS encoding lipid II:glycine glycyltransferase FemX — protein MIADISDKEISGLYKTGIIQQTAYWSAVKKMQGIQSKAFNFKSKQSDLYVGVDDDTYFIGDLLIIIQAIDQEHSIAYVPYGPEIEPSDENQGYFLEQLSESLRSHLPPNCIMIRYDLSWESHWAKEDDCYDLHGNWLGVPEKRIQEMRFNFNTENWNFHKANTDILPSNTIFMDLRKGEDMLLGNMKSKTRYNINLAERKGVRVRSLGLESLAVWYELYRQTALRNNFFLHDISYFKIVLSARASDTLSPADVYLLVAEVDSQPLAAMFLVIAANRGTYLYGASASENRNYMATYALQWRAMQLAKEKGCTEYDFFGVSPQADPSHPLYGLYRFKTGFGGEIYHRMGCWDYPLDNRKYQYYASMEFKNQRYHLS, from the coding sequence ATGATAGCAGACATTAGTGACAAAGAAATCAGTGGGCTTTATAAAACAGGTATTATTCAACAAACTGCTTACTGGTCTGCAGTAAAAAAAATGCAAGGTATACAATCGAAGGCATTTAATTTTAAATCCAAACAATCCGATCTGTATGTCGGAGTCGACGACGATACCTATTTTATCGGTGATCTATTAATTATTATACAAGCCATAGATCAGGAACATAGCATAGCCTATGTACCTTATGGACCTGAGATTGAACCTTCAGATGAAAACCAGGGCTATTTTTTAGAACAGTTATCGGAAAGTTTACGTTCCCATCTGCCACCAAATTGTATAATGATACGCTATGATTTATCTTGGGAATCACATTGGGCTAAAGAGGACGATTGTTACGATCTTCATGGTAACTGGCTAGGGGTGCCGGAGAAACGGATTCAGGAAATGCGCTTTAATTTTAACACAGAAAACTGGAACTTTCATAAAGCCAATACGGACATACTTCCTTCAAATACTATTTTTATGGATCTTAGAAAGGGGGAGGATATGTTGCTTGGAAATATGAAATCTAAGACTCGATATAATATCAATTTAGCAGAGCGAAAAGGAGTACGTGTGCGTTCGCTGGGGCTTGAAAGTTTGGCGGTTTGGTATGAGCTTTATCGGCAGACAGCTCTTCGAAATAACTTTTTCTTACATGATATAAGCTATTTTAAGATCGTTCTTTCTGCAAGGGCAAGTGATACATTATCTCCCGCAGATGTATATCTTTTAGTAGCCGAAGTGGATAGCCAGCCTTTGGCCGCGATGTTTTTGGTAATTGCAGCAAATCGGGGGACTTATCTATATGGAGCTTCTGCTTCCGAAAATCGTAATTATATGGCGACATACGCTTTGCAATGGCGTGCGATGCAGCTTGCGAAAGAAAAAGGCTGTACAGAATATGATTTCTTTGGAGTATCGCCACAGGCAGATCCTTCACACCCTTTATATGGACTTTATCGTTTCAAAACAGGATTTGGTGGTGAAATCTACCACCGTATGGGCTGTTGGGATTATCCCTTGGACAATAGGAAATATCAGTACTATGCGTCAATGGAGTTTAAAAACCAGCGCTATCATTTAAGTTAG